The following are encoded together in the Mesoterricola sediminis genome:
- a CDS encoding diaminopimelate epimerase produces the protein MLTLASASGNAFAYAWAPFDRASEWARILCPRLGLDGLFVLQPPAGDGGPWVLEHWDADGGATFCSNGTRAALAVEGAPGGDLVAARSNGEDVLLRRHGGEVGIRMPDGPGTGFRDLPPALAEAAGPGHAFGWIGNPQLVLERRGVAGLDLPALARPLRHHPALPGGTNVNAVEILAPGQARIRSFERGVEGETRCCGTGCAVAGAWLASRTGIPVWRLETLDDPVQVAVRLEGPHWRDLWLSGPVRVLGTHAPDPALLS, from the coding sequence ATGCTCACCCTGGCCTCGGCCTCGGGCAACGCCTTCGCCTACGCCTGGGCGCCCTTCGACCGGGCCTCCGAGTGGGCCCGGATCCTCTGTCCCCGCCTGGGGCTGGACGGCCTCTTCGTGCTCCAGCCGCCCGCCGGCGACGGGGGCCCCTGGGTCCTGGAGCACTGGGACGCCGACGGCGGCGCCACCTTCTGTTCCAACGGGACACGGGCGGCCCTGGCCGTGGAGGGCGCCCCCGGGGGCGACCTGGTGGCCGCGCGCTCCAACGGCGAGGACGTGCTCCTGCGCCGCCACGGCGGGGAGGTGGGCATTCGCATGCCCGACGGGCCGGGCACCGGCTTCCGGGACCTCCCCCCCGCCCTGGCCGAGGCCGCGGGCCCCGGCCACGCGTTCGGCTGGATCGGCAATCCCCAGCTGGTCCTGGAGCGGCGCGGCGTCGCGGGCCTGGATCTGCCGGCCCTGGCCCGCCCCCTCCGGCACCACCCGGCCCTCCCCGGTGGGACGAACGTGAACGCCGTGGAGATCCTCGCCCCGGGCCAGGCCCGGATCCGGAGCTTCGAGCGGGGGGTCGAGGGGGAAACCCGCTGCTGCGGCACGGGCTGCGCCGTCGCCGGCGCGTGGCTGGCCAGCCGCACGGGCATTCCGGTCTGGCGCCTGGAGACCCTGGACGATCCGGTCCAGGTGGCGGTGCGCCTGGAAGGCCCCCACTGGCGGGACCTGTGGCTGTCGGGGCCCGTCCGTGTGCTCGGCACCCACGCCCCCGATCCCGCACTGCTATCCTGA
- a CDS encoding tetratricopeptide repeat protein, translating into MEAPRPDILPWLAEALAKQRAGNLGGALLAYRRVLSRDPAIPDAWSNLASVLHTLGRHEEAHEAVQEALRLAPANPAALVTLGGVLAALGRPGAALEAYREALTQDPGNLAATANLAGVLARLGRLDEALEADRAALALAPANPEVRLNLGYTLMRMGRLDEAEAAFLAALAADPGLAKARWNLAYLRLLQGRYREAWPDFRARLDVPQGLDNLRSFQEPAWDGAPFPGRTLLVWAEQGLGDTLQFARYLPLARARGGTVLFQTYACLRGVLGDLPGADRIVTEAEDLPPFDLQAPLLDLPALFGSTPADLPPPAPLGPPPGHPATPELQAFREGPGRRAGLVWAGSAQHLDDARRSLDPALLAPLGAAPGVRWASLQVGGPPPPPLPGLVDLGRTFRDFSDTAAALATLDLLVTVDTSVAHLAGSMGVPTRLLLPFFPDWRWGMTGEACPWYPSVRLLRQPEPGAWAPAIARILEDLR; encoded by the coding sequence ATGGAGGCCCCCCGGCCGGACATCCTGCCCTGGTTGGCCGAAGCGCTGGCCAAGCAGCGCGCGGGCAACCTCGGCGGCGCCCTGCTGGCGTACCGGCGGGTTCTCAGCCGTGATCCGGCCATCCCCGACGCCTGGAGCAACCTGGCGTCCGTCCTCCACACCCTCGGCCGCCACGAGGAGGCCCACGAAGCCGTCCAGGAGGCCCTGCGCCTGGCCCCGGCCAACCCCGCCGCCCTGGTGACCCTCGGCGGGGTCCTCGCGGCCCTGGGGCGCCCTGGGGCGGCGCTGGAGGCCTACCGGGAGGCCCTGACCCAGGACCCCGGCAACCTCGCCGCCACCGCCAACCTCGCCGGCGTCCTCGCCCGGCTTGGCCGCCTGGATGAAGCCCTGGAGGCCGACCGCGCGGCCCTCGCCCTGGCGCCCGCCAACCCCGAGGTCCGGCTCAACCTCGGCTACACCCTCATGCGCATGGGCCGCCTGGACGAGGCGGAGGCGGCCTTCCTGGCGGCCCTGGCCGCCGACCCCGGCCTGGCCAAGGCCCGGTGGAACCTGGCCTACCTGCGCCTCCTCCAGGGCCGCTACCGGGAGGCCTGGCCGGACTTCCGTGCCCGCCTGGACGTTCCCCAGGGCCTGGACAACCTCCGCAGCTTCCAGGAACCGGCCTGGGACGGCGCGCCCTTCCCCGGCCGCACCCTCCTCGTGTGGGCCGAGCAGGGCCTGGGCGACACCCTCCAGTTCGCCCGCTACCTGCCCCTCGCCCGGGCCCGGGGCGGCACCGTGCTCTTCCAGACCTACGCCTGCCTCCGGGGCGTCCTGGGGGACCTGCCGGGGGCCGACCGCATCGTCACCGAGGCGGAGGACCTGCCCCCCTTCGACCTGCAGGCCCCCCTCCTGGACCTGCCCGCCCTCTTCGGGAGCACCCCCGCGGACCTGCCGCCCCCCGCCCCCCTGGGCCCCCCGCCGGGCCATCCGGCGACCCCGGAGCTCCAGGCCTTCCGGGAGGGCCCCGGCCGGCGCGCGGGCCTCGTGTGGGCCGGCAGCGCCCAGCACCTGGACGATGCCCGGCGCAGCCTGGATCCCGCCCTCCTGGCCCCCCTGGGGGCGGCGCCGGGGGTCCGCTGGGCGAGCCTCCAGGTGGGCGGGCCTCCGCCTCCCCCTCTGCCCGGCCTCGTGGACCTGGGCCGCACCTTCCGGGATTTCTCGGACACGGCGGCCGCCCTGGCCACCCTGGACCTGCTGGTGACCGTGGACACCTCGGTGGCCCACCTGGCCGGGTCCATGGGCGTCCCCACCCGCCTGCTGCTGCCCTTCTTCCCGGACTGGCGCTGGGGCATGACCGGCGAGGCCTGCCCCTGGTACCCCTCCGTGCGGCTCCTGCGGCAGCCGGAGCCGGGCGCCTGGGCGCCGGCCATCGCCCGCATCCTGGAGGACCTCCGGTGA
- a CDS encoding tetratricopeptide repeat protein — MSTDPATPARLAEARRLDREGQHGRAVLAYKLVLRADPGCLEAQVDLAGLLLVLGRYEESLALSREALEARPGLPAALQNLIGALLGLEQYAEAEAHCRDLLRRVPDAPAAHLGLGLGLASRDLHLEAEPHFARVLALDPGNRRARLALWTSRMKARAWDRALATWLEIAERDMTGAEAVFERGLARLTCGDLREGFRDYEARWADPPQVGPVLDLKAPRWDGTPFPGRTLLLHYEQGFGDTLMALRYAGRVKALGGAVAVQVQPQLLPVVRSCAGVDQWLVPGDPLPPHDLHLPLMSLPHVFGGEIPAEIPYLRAPAAPSEAEARVAGEGLRVGLVWAGSTGHRLDALRTLPPEALAPLFRLPGIAWHSLQVGWEGGLPDPALRDLAPWLKDFGDTARVIERLDLVLAVDTAVAHLAGALGKPVWLMLPLIADWRWRLEGESTPWYPAFRLFRQIRYGDWADVGRRVGESLNHLMNIRRGTC, encoded by the coding sequence GTGAGCACCGATCCCGCGACCCCCGCCCGCCTCGCGGAGGCGCGGCGCCTGGACCGGGAGGGCCAGCACGGGCGCGCCGTCCTGGCCTACAAGCTGGTGCTCCGGGCCGACCCGGGCTGCCTGGAGGCCCAGGTGGACCTGGCCGGCCTCCTGCTGGTGCTGGGCCGGTACGAGGAGTCCCTGGCCCTGTCCCGGGAAGCGCTGGAGGCCCGCCCGGGCCTGCCCGCGGCACTCCAGAACCTCATCGGGGCCCTCCTGGGCCTGGAGCAGTACGCGGAGGCGGAGGCCCACTGCCGCGACCTGCTCCGCCGGGTCCCGGACGCCCCCGCCGCCCACCTGGGCCTGGGTCTGGGCCTCGCCTCCCGGGACCTCCACCTGGAGGCCGAACCCCACTTCGCCCGGGTCCTGGCCCTGGACCCGGGGAACCGACGGGCCCGGCTCGCCCTGTGGACGAGCCGCATGAAGGCCCGCGCCTGGGACCGGGCCCTGGCCACCTGGCTCGAGATCGCGGAGCGGGACATGACCGGCGCGGAGGCGGTCTTCGAGCGGGGCCTGGCCCGGCTCACCTGCGGCGACCTGCGGGAAGGCTTCCGGGACTACGAGGCCCGCTGGGCCGACCCGCCCCAGGTGGGCCCCGTGCTGGACCTGAAGGCCCCCCGCTGGGACGGGACCCCCTTCCCCGGGCGCACCCTCCTGCTCCACTACGAGCAGGGCTTCGGCGACACGCTCATGGCGCTGCGCTACGCGGGCCGGGTGAAGGCCCTCGGCGGCGCGGTGGCCGTCCAGGTCCAGCCGCAGCTCCTGCCCGTGGTCCGCAGCTGCGCGGGGGTGGACCAGTGGCTCGTCCCCGGGGACCCCCTGCCGCCCCACGACCTCCACCTGCCCCTGATGTCCCTGCCCCACGTGTTCGGCGGCGAGATTCCCGCGGAGATCCCCTACCTGCGGGCCCCGGCGGCCCCCTCGGAGGCCGAGGCGCGGGTGGCCGGGGAGGGCCTCCGGGTGGGCCTGGTCTGGGCGGGTTCCACGGGCCACCGCCTGGACGCGCTCCGCACCCTGCCGCCCGAGGCCCTGGCGCCCCTGTTCCGCCTGCCCGGCATCGCCTGGCACAGCCTCCAGGTGGGCTGGGAGGGCGGCCTCCCGGATCCCGCCCTGCGGGACCTGGCGCCCTGGCTGAAGGACTTCGGGGACACCGCCCGGGTGATTGAGCGGCTGGACCTCGTCCTCGCCGTGGACACCGCCGTCGCCCACCTGGCGGGCGCCCTGGGCAAGCCGGTCTGGCTCATGCTCCCCCTCATCGCCGACTGGCGCTGGCGGCTGGAGGGGGAGTCCACCCCCTGGTACCCGGCCTTCCGCCTCTTCCGGCAGATCCGCTACGGGGACTGGGCGGACGTGGGCCGTCGCGTCGGGGAATCCCTTAACCACCTAATGAACATTCGGCGTGGAACCTGCTAG
- a CDS encoding ParA family protein, with protein sequence MTARIIALANQKGGVGKTTSAINLAASLAMMEKLVLLVDFDPQGHSTTGLGFPKPDHRAGSYALMKGAPVEALILTTEVPMLQVIPAGKDLAQLEFELFELPELQVLRRALGPVLERFDYILIDPPPSLGMITLNALTAADEVIVPMPCEFLAMDGLAELMETIRRIQAGPNPRLKLGGILLTMAEERTNLGSAVASEVRSAFPGKVFQTQIPRNIRLAEAPSHGKPVAFYDLRSKGAQAYLSLAKEWLGLEAPLPARENP encoded by the coding sequence ATGACCGCACGGATCATCGCGCTGGCCAACCAGAAGGGCGGGGTCGGCAAGACGACCTCCGCCATCAACCTGGCCGCGAGCCTGGCCATGATGGAGAAGCTCGTGCTCCTGGTGGACTTCGATCCCCAGGGCCACAGCACGACGGGGCTCGGGTTCCCCAAGCCGGATCACCGGGCGGGGTCGTACGCCCTCATGAAGGGCGCCCCGGTCGAGGCCCTCATCCTCACCACCGAGGTCCCGATGCTGCAGGTGATCCCCGCGGGCAAGGACCTCGCCCAGCTGGAGTTCGAGCTCTTCGAGCTGCCGGAGCTGCAGGTGCTGCGCCGGGCCCTGGGCCCCGTCCTGGAGCGCTTCGACTACATCCTCATCGATCCGCCCCCCAGCCTGGGCATGATCACCCTCAACGCCCTCACCGCCGCCGACGAGGTGATCGTCCCCATGCCCTGCGAGTTCCTCGCCATGGACGGCCTCGCGGAGCTGATGGAGACCATCCGCCGCATCCAGGCCGGGCCGAACCCGCGCCTGAAGCTGGGCGGCATCCTCCTCACCATGGCCGAGGAGCGCACGAACCTGGGTTCCGCCGTCGCCAGCGAGGTGCGCTCGGCCTTCCCCGGCAAGGTCTTCCAGACCCAGATCCCCCGCAACATCCGGCTGGCCGAGGCCCCGAGCCACGGCAAGCCCGTCGCGTTCTACGACCTCCGCTCCAAGGGCGCCCAGGCCTACCTGAGCCTGGCCAAGGAGTGGCTGGGGCTCGAGGCGCCCCTCCCCGCGAGAGAGAACCCATGA
- a CDS encoding ParB/RepB/Spo0J family partition protein — protein sequence MTTKRPALGRGLTSLMSQLAPEDTTNRELPVGALVANRHQPRLHFDEGLLEDLAASLRTHGMVQPIVARKVGDRYEIIAGERRWRAAKLAGLTTVPVVLKDVPDDRLLEFALVENIQRQELNPIEEAKAYFQLGEHLRLTQEQVADRVGKSRPQVANTLRLLRLPSRLQELVSFSRLSTGHAKVLLGVEDARLQDQLAEEVVEKQLSVRALEARVHKLGRATKGKTRRHHPQAVFLKAAAEELTQAWRTRVEIRPRGKGGLLQIHYGSEAELDRIFEGLKSGPGTR from the coding sequence ATGACCACCAAACGCCCCGCCCTGGGCCGCGGGCTCACCTCCCTCATGAGCCAGCTGGCCCCCGAAGACACCACCAACCGCGAGCTGCCGGTGGGCGCCCTCGTGGCGAACCGCCACCAGCCCCGCCTCCACTTCGACGAGGGCCTCCTCGAGGATCTCGCCGCGAGCCTGCGGACCCACGGCATGGTCCAGCCCATCGTGGCGCGCAAGGTGGGCGACCGCTACGAGATCATCGCCGGCGAGCGCCGCTGGCGGGCCGCGAAGCTCGCCGGGCTCACCACGGTCCCCGTCGTCCTCAAGGACGTCCCCGACGACCGGCTCCTGGAGTTCGCCCTGGTGGAGAACATCCAGCGGCAGGAGCTCAACCCGATCGAGGAGGCCAAGGCCTACTTCCAGCTCGGCGAGCACCTGCGCCTCACCCAGGAGCAGGTGGCGGACCGCGTGGGCAAGTCCCGCCCCCAGGTGGCCAACACCCTGCGGCTGCTGCGCCTCCCCTCCCGCCTCCAGGAGCTGGTGTCCTTCTCCCGCCTCTCCACGGGCCACGCCAAGGTCCTGCTCGGCGTCGAGGACGCCCGGCTCCAGGACCAGCTCGCCGAGGAGGTGGTCGAGAAGCAGCTCAGCGTCCGCGCCCTGGAGGCCCGCGTCCACAAGCTCGGGCGGGCGACCAAGGGCAAGACCCGGCGCCACCATCCCCAGGCGGTCTTCCTCAAGGCGGCCGCCGAGGAGCTGACCCAGGCCTGGCGCACCCGGGTGGAGATCCGCCCCCGGGGCAAGGGGGGCCTGCTCCAGATCCACTACGGCAGCGAGGCCGAGCTGGACCGGATCTTCGAAGGCTTGAAATCGGGCCCGGGAACCCGTTAA
- the accD gene encoding acetyl-CoA carboxylase, carboxyltransferase subunit beta, which translates to MSWFIKKRQQKTAVEERTVRVPEGLWVKCEACRELIYRAELANTRNVCPKCGYHFRIGVAERLESMMDPGSVELFGNLRSGDPLGFVATKPYKDQLKRLHEAGHDHDAVLVVEGTLKGHPVVLAIMDWDFLAASMGSVVGEKLRLGAERALAQGCAYIIVSCSGGARMQEGTLSLMQMAKVSAALARLDDAGIPYLSILTDPTTGGVSASHAMLGDLNIAEPKALIGFAGPRVIEQTIKQTLPEGFQRSEFLQAHGMVDKVVPRDRLRDFVATALDWMTGGHD; encoded by the coding sequence ATGTCCTGGTTCATCAAGAAACGTCAGCAGAAGACCGCGGTCGAGGAGCGCACGGTCCGGGTCCCCGAGGGGCTCTGGGTCAAGTGCGAGGCCTGCCGCGAGCTCATCTACCGGGCCGAACTGGCCAACACGCGGAACGTCTGCCCCAAGTGCGGGTACCACTTCCGCATCGGGGTCGCCGAGCGCCTGGAATCCATGATGGACCCGGGTTCCGTGGAGCTCTTCGGCAACCTCCGCAGCGGCGACCCCCTGGGCTTCGTCGCCACCAAGCCCTACAAGGACCAGCTCAAGCGCCTCCACGAGGCGGGCCACGACCACGACGCCGTCCTCGTCGTGGAGGGCACCCTCAAGGGGCACCCGGTGGTCCTGGCCATCATGGACTGGGACTTCCTGGCCGCGAGCATGGGCAGCGTGGTGGGCGAGAAGCTCCGCCTGGGCGCCGAACGCGCCCTGGCCCAGGGCTGCGCCTACATCATCGTCAGCTGCTCGGGCGGGGCCCGCATGCAGGAGGGCACCCTCTCCCTCATGCAGATGGCCAAGGTGAGCGCGGCCCTGGCGCGCCTGGACGACGCCGGGATCCCCTACCTCTCGATCCTCACCGATCCCACGACGGGCGGGGTCAGCGCCAGCCACGCCATGCTGGGCGACCTCAACATCGCCGAACCCAAGGCCCTCATCGGCTTCGCCGGGCCGCGGGTCATCGAACAAACCATCAAGCAGACCCTGCCCGAGGGCTTCCAGCGCTCCGAGTTCCTGCAGGCCCACGGCATGGTGGACAAGGTCGTCCCCCGCGACCGGCTGCGGGACTTCGTGGCCACGGCCCTGGACTGGATGACCGGCGGCCATGACTGA
- a CDS encoding bifunctional folylpolyglutamate synthase/dihydrofolate synthase, giving the protein MTEPDGLRRLEARGHWGIKCGLENIRSLLARLDHPERACPVVLIAGTNGKGSTGAFLAHALRAAGRRVGWTTSPHLRHPRERIWVDGACLEPAELEGFLEEVFRAEAALGLRATYFELMIAAAFLAFRAARLDGAVVEVGMGGRWDATNASDPVLTVLTNVERDHMQYLGSTREAIGREKLCTARHGRPLVLGPRLDPAWIWPLLECRPVLHPAPALRAEHLAWDHSRVAGHRVPLAGAHQLENLATALEALRCLGVPEAAAWRGVEATRWPGRLWAVPGLDGVTLDGAHNLDGARRLAEHALATGTRPHLFFSAMGDKDLAGMRAELERLAPVSLTLVHGENPRYATPEALREIWGTRQAVLDIATAAARLREPADGPRLVCGSLYFIGDLLGALGVDPARP; this is encoded by the coding sequence ATGACTGAGCCGGACGGCTTGCGCCGCCTGGAAGCGCGGGGCCACTGGGGCATCAAGTGCGGGCTGGAGAACATCAGGAGCCTGCTCGCGCGGCTGGACCACCCGGAGCGCGCCTGCCCCGTCGTTCTCATCGCCGGCACCAACGGCAAGGGCAGCACCGGCGCCTTCCTGGCCCACGCCCTCCGGGCCGCCGGTCGCCGCGTCGGCTGGACCACCTCCCCCCACCTCCGCCACCCCCGGGAGCGCATCTGGGTGGATGGGGCCTGCCTGGAGCCCGCCGAGCTGGAGGGGTTCCTGGAGGAGGTCTTCCGGGCGGAAGCGGCCCTGGGGCTGCGGGCCACGTACTTCGAGCTCATGATCGCCGCCGCCTTCCTCGCCTTCCGTGCGGCGCGCCTGGACGGCGCCGTCGTGGAAGTGGGCATGGGCGGCCGCTGGGACGCCACCAACGCCTCGGATCCCGTGCTCACCGTCCTCACCAACGTGGAACGGGACCACATGCAGTACCTGGGCTCCACCCGGGAGGCCATCGGCCGCGAGAAGCTCTGCACGGCGCGGCACGGCCGGCCTCTCGTCCTGGGGCCGCGCCTGGACCCCGCCTGGATCTGGCCCCTGCTGGAATGCCGCCCGGTCCTCCACCCCGCGCCCGCCCTCCGCGCGGAGCACCTGGCCTGGGACCACAGCCGCGTGGCCGGCCATCGCGTGCCCCTCGCCGGCGCCCACCAGCTGGAGAACCTGGCCACGGCCCTGGAGGCCCTGCGCTGCCTGGGCGTGCCCGAGGCGGCCGCGTGGCGGGGCGTCGAGGCGACGCGCTGGCCGGGCCGGCTTTGGGCCGTGCCGGGGCTGGACGGCGTCACCCTGGATGGGGCCCACAATCTGGACGGCGCCCGGCGCCTGGCGGAGCACGCCCTCGCCACGGGCACCCGCCCCCACCTCTTCTTCAGCGCCATGGGCGACAAGGACCTGGCCGGCATGCGCGCCGAGCTGGAGCGCCTCGCGCCGGTCTCGCTCACCCTGGTGCACGGCGAGAACCCGCGGTATGCGACGCCCGAGGCCCTCCGGGAGATCTGGGGCACCCGCCAGGCGGTCCTGGACATCGCCACGGCCGCCGCCCGCCTGCGAGAACCCGCGGACGGCCCGCGCCTCGTGTGCGGCTCCCTCTATTTCATCGGCGACCTGCTGGGGGCCCTGGGCGTGGATCCCGCCCGCCCCTGA
- a CDS encoding serine/threonine-protein kinase, whose protein sequence is MSLPPGSRLGPYELVALLGAGGMGEVYRALDPRLGRDVALKVLHASGASDPQQLRRFEQEARAVAALNHPNILQVYDTGLHEDAPYIVMELLEGSNLRERMGGQPLPPRRVLDIAIQAARGLAAAHDKKIIHRDLKPENLFITTEGLVKILDFGLAKLAPALPQDAEKTLAQPFAAGATLAGTLLGTTGYMSPEQVNGSEVDARSDLFAFGAILYELVAGRPPFQRPTLVETLHAILKEEPPDPDPAGRLPPALARALHRCLEKDPRRRFQTAADLLFHLEGATLPQSTQTHLRLPWRPRPVPRWLRLAAATAGLAALAAGAFLLGRRASAPAPPGYHRLTYRKGVIRSARFSADGQTYVYSLHTTGRTQVLAGRTDGVGARSLGLPEGTEILAISRHGDMALLLRPDPSDAGTLAIAPLSGGAPRERLAQVYEADWSPDGQHLAVIRKGADSHYVVEYPIGHPVYHGPPVTPTLLDNVRVSPRGDRVAFLEHLGIGRESLSVVDRAGRRTVLVEGACETLAWAPDGKRLFFTFQPGGDRHEIRSVTLAGRQQVVATVLGRVRIRDITPSGRLLLDQTLNRTSMVLQGPRSPAGQDLSWLNTSYLADLSADGAQVLFGEPQEGPGPGGAYLRRRDGGDAVRLGDGDPLSLAPDGSAALILSVDARKALSLFPTGQGAPRVLCPTVRADWAVFAAGGSQVLVGGIGPDGEFRVWLQPAAGGAPTPWTAAVPPEAFPVVAPGGAQVALAPVRGRVEIYTLEGRLLRTVRGLREGEIPVQWEPSGQALLLADLTGLPARLTRLDLATGARRPWREVGPPDRDGVDRLRALVVSADGRTLAYAYTRTLASDLYVTDPLP, encoded by the coding sequence ATGAGCCTCCCACCCGGATCCCGGCTCGGTCCCTACGAGCTCGTCGCCCTCCTCGGCGCCGGAGGGATGGGCGAGGTCTACCGGGCCCTGGATCCCCGCCTGGGCCGGGACGTGGCCCTCAAGGTCCTCCACGCCTCCGGGGCCTCCGATCCGCAGCAGCTCCGCCGGTTCGAGCAGGAGGCCCGGGCGGTGGCCGCCCTGAACCATCCCAACATCCTCCAGGTGTACGACACGGGCCTGCACGAGGACGCGCCGTACATCGTCATGGAACTCCTGGAGGGGTCCAACCTGCGGGAGCGCATGGGGGGCCAGCCCCTCCCGCCCCGCCGGGTCCTGGACATCGCGATCCAGGCGGCCCGGGGCCTCGCGGCCGCCCATGACAAGAAGATCATCCACCGGGACCTCAAGCCGGAGAACCTGTTCATCACCACCGAAGGCCTGGTGAAGATCCTGGACTTCGGGCTCGCCAAGCTCGCCCCCGCCCTTCCCCAGGACGCGGAGAAGACCCTGGCCCAGCCCTTCGCCGCGGGCGCGACCCTGGCCGGCACCCTCCTCGGCACCACGGGCTACATGTCCCCCGAGCAGGTGAACGGCTCGGAGGTGGACGCCCGCTCCGACCTCTTCGCCTTCGGCGCCATCCTCTACGAGCTGGTCGCGGGCCGCCCCCCCTTCCAGCGCCCCACCCTGGTGGAGACCCTGCACGCCATCCTCAAGGAGGAGCCTCCGGATCCGGACCCGGCCGGGCGCCTGCCGCCGGCCCTGGCCCGGGCCCTGCACCGGTGCCTGGAGAAGGATCCGCGGCGGCGGTTCCAGACCGCCGCGGACCTGCTTTTCCACCTGGAGGGGGCCACGCTCCCCCAGAGCACCCAGACCCACCTGCGCCTCCCCTGGCGCCCCCGGCCCGTGCCCCGGTGGCTCCGCCTCGCGGCGGCCACGGCCGGATTGGCGGCCTTGGCCGCGGGCGCCTTCCTGCTGGGGCGGCGCGCCTCGGCCCCCGCGCCGCCGGGGTACCACCGGCTCACCTACCGCAAAGGCGTCATCCGCTCCGCCCGGTTTTCCGCCGATGGGCAGACCTACGTGTACAGCCTCCACACCACCGGCCGCACCCAGGTGCTGGCGGGACGCACGGACGGTGTTGGCGCCCGGTCTCTGGGCCTCCCGGAGGGAACCGAGATCCTCGCCATCTCCCGGCACGGCGACATGGCCCTCCTGCTGAGGCCGGATCCTTCGGACGCAGGCACGCTGGCCATCGCGCCCCTCTCCGGCGGGGCGCCCCGGGAGCGCCTCGCCCAGGTGTACGAGGCCGACTGGAGCCCCGACGGCCAGCACCTGGCCGTCATCCGCAAGGGCGCGGACAGCCACTACGTGGTCGAGTATCCCATCGGGCATCCCGTCTACCACGGCCCCCCGGTGACCCCCACCCTCCTGGACAACGTCCGGGTCAGCCCCCGGGGGGACCGGGTCGCCTTCCTGGAGCACCTGGGCATCGGCCGCGAAAGCCTGTCCGTGGTGGACCGCGCCGGGCGCCGGACCGTGCTGGTGGAGGGCGCCTGCGAGACCCTGGCCTGGGCCCCCGACGGCAAGCGCCTCTTCTTCACCTTCCAGCCCGGGGGGGACCGGCATGAGATCCGGTCCGTGACCCTCGCCGGGCGCCAGCAGGTCGTGGCGACCGTCCTGGGCCGCGTGCGGATCCGGGACATCACCCCCTCGGGCCGGCTCCTGCTGGACCAGACCCTCAACCGCACCTCCATGGTCCTCCAGGGACCCAGATCCCCGGCCGGCCAGGACCTCTCCTGGCTGAACACCTCGTACCTCGCCGATCTCTCGGCCGACGGCGCCCAGGTCCTCTTCGGCGAACCCCAGGAGGGCCCGGGACCCGGCGGCGCCTACCTCCGGCGCCGGGACGGGGGGGACGCCGTGCGCCTGGGGGACGGGGATCCCCTGTCCCTGGCGCCCGACGGCTCCGCAGCCCTCATCCTCTCCGTCGACGCCCGGAAGGCCCTCTCCCTCTTCCCCACCGGCCAGGGCGCGCCCCGGGTCCTCTGTCCGACGGTGCGGGCGGACTGGGCCGTGTTCGCCGCCGGCGGCAGCCAGGTCCTGGTGGGCGGCATCGGCCCCGACGGCGAATTCCGGGTCTGGCTGCAGCCGGCGGCGGGCGGCGCGCCCACCCCCTGGACCGCCGCCGTGCCCCCCGAGGCCTTTCCGGTGGTGGCCCCCGGCGGCGCCCAGGTCGCCCTGGCGCCGGTGCGCGGCCGGGTGGAGATCTACACCCTGGAAGGCCGGCTCCTGCGGACGGTGCGGGGCCTCCGGGAGGGCGAGATCCCCGTCCAGTGGGAGCCCTCCGGCCAAGCGCTGCTGCTGGCCGACTTGACCGGCCTCCCCGCGCGCCTCACGCGCCTCGACCTGGCCACGGGCGCCCGGCGACCCTGGCGGGAGGTGGGCCCCCCGGACCGGGACGGTGTCGACCGCCTGCGCGCCCTGGTGGTGAGCGCCGATGGGCGGACCCTGGCCTACGCCTACACCCGCACCCTGGCCTCCGACCTCTACGTGACGGATCCGCTGCCCTGA